One Antarctobacter heliothermus DNA segment encodes these proteins:
- the rnr gene encoding ribonuclease R, with amino-acid sequence MSKLPTKAEVLDWISANPTLTSKRDIAKAFGIKGADRIDLKRILRELEDEGHLEKRKKTYRDPDRLPPVSVLQVKAPDANGDLFAQPLEWHGEGVEPTVLLIPRASDPALGEGDRILARLQVVHEVDHNYEARLIRRIGASPRRVVGIFRKTAEGGRIMPIDKGSDKEWMVETEATGGAQEGELVEAEQAGPARGRMGLPRARIVERLGDPTAPRAVSLIAIHQHGIPDDFPPEVLAEADSMKPAGLSGRTDLRDMPLITIDPVDARDRDDAIFAEPDDDPQNEGGHVLWVAIADVAHYVTPGSALDREAKSRGNSSYFPDRVVPMLPDRLSGDLCSLHEGVPRACIAVRMRIDAAGNKLGQRFYRGLMRSPASLNYAEVQAAIDGSPNDKTGPLLEPVLKPLYDAYDALRAARERRQPLDLDLPERKIKLDEDGKVTSVDFADRLDAHKLIEEFMVLANVAAAETLIAKDTPLLFRVHEEPPQEKLESLRDTAESAGLTLAKGQVLKTHHLNQLLHQAAKTGESELINLATLRSMTQAYYSPKNFGHFGLALQNYGHFTSPIRRYSDLIVHRALVTAHKWGDDGLSVQDIERLETTAQHISDTERRSMMAERDTTDRYLAAFLSERLGAEFTGRVSGIAKFGLFVKLDETGADGLVPIGTLGNEYFHFDRDAGTLMGGSTGRIIGLGMRARVKLVEAAPVTGGIAFELLELDDDEYQSVQGGRQARGRGRGRGKPGTSPRRKLAKAKTKDAKTKRKVSRQRREKN; translated from the coding sequence ATGAGCAAGCTGCCCACAAAGGCAGAGGTCCTTGACTGGATCTCCGCCAACCCGACCCTCACCTCGAAACGTGACATCGCCAAGGCCTTTGGCATCAAGGGGGCTGACCGCATTGATCTCAAGCGCATCCTGCGAGAGCTTGAGGATGAGGGCCATCTTGAAAAGCGCAAGAAAACCTACCGCGACCCCGACCGCCTGCCGCCCGTCAGCGTGCTGCAGGTCAAGGCCCCGGACGCCAACGGCGATCTCTTTGCGCAGCCGCTGGAATGGCACGGCGAAGGGGTCGAACCCACAGTCCTGCTGATCCCCCGCGCCAGTGACCCCGCGCTGGGCGAAGGCGACCGCATCCTCGCCCGTCTGCAGGTGGTGCATGAGGTCGACCACAACTATGAGGCCCGCCTGATCCGCCGAATCGGCGCCAGCCCGCGCCGCGTGGTCGGCATCTTCCGCAAGACCGCCGAGGGCGGGCGGATCATGCCCATCGACAAGGGCTCGGACAAGGAATGGATGGTCGAGACCGAGGCAACCGGCGGCGCCCAAGAGGGTGAACTGGTCGAGGCGGAACAGGCTGGCCCCGCACGGGGCCGCATGGGCCTGCCGCGGGCGCGCATCGTCGAACGTCTGGGCGACCCGACCGCCCCGCGCGCCGTGTCACTGATCGCGATCCACCAGCACGGCATCCCCGACGACTTTCCGCCAGAGGTGCTGGCAGAGGCCGACAGCATGAAACCGGCGGGCCTGTCCGGTCGCACCGACCTGCGGGACATGCCGCTGATCACCATCGACCCGGTCGACGCCCGCGACCGCGACGACGCGATCTTTGCCGAACCGGACGACGATCCGCAAAACGAAGGCGGTCATGTGCTGTGGGTCGCCATCGCCGATGTCGCCCACTACGTCACACCCGGCTCGGCGCTGGACCGCGAGGCAAAGTCGCGCGGGAACTCATCCTATTTTCCTGACCGTGTCGTGCCAATGCTGCCGGACCGGTTGTCAGGGGATCTGTGCTCATTGCATGAGGGCGTGCCGCGCGCCTGTATCGCTGTCCGGATGCGGATCGACGCAGCAGGCAACAAGCTGGGCCAGCGGTTCTATCGCGGGCTGATGCGCTCGCCGGCCTCGCTGAACTATGCAGAGGTGCAGGCGGCCATCGACGGCTCCCCAAACGATAAGACCGGCCCGCTGCTGGAGCCGGTCCTGAAACCGCTCTACGACGCCTACGACGCATTGCGCGCCGCTCGGGAACGGCGTCAGCCGCTGGATCTGGACCTGCCGGAACGCAAGATCAAACTCGACGAGGACGGCAAGGTCACATCGGTCGATTTCGCCGACCGGCTGGACGCCCACAAGCTGATCGAGGAATTCATGGTGCTGGCCAACGTCGCCGCCGCCGAAACCCTGATCGCCAAGGACACGCCGCTGCTGTTCCGCGTCCATGAGGAACCGCCGCAGGAAAAGCTGGAGTCGCTGCGCGACACCGCGGAATCTGCCGGGCTGACACTCGCCAAGGGGCAGGTGTTGAAAACCCACCACCTGAACCAGTTGCTGCATCAGGCCGCCAAGACCGGCGAGTCGGAATTGATCAATCTGGCCACGCTGCGGTCGATGACCCAAGCCTATTACAGCCCAAAGAACTTTGGCCATTTTGGCCTCGCGTTGCAGAACTACGGGCATTTCACCTCTCCGATCCGGCGCTATTCGGACCTGATCGTGCACCGGGCGCTGGTCACGGCGCATAAATGGGGTGACGACGGGTTGAGCGTGCAGGATATCGAACGGCTGGAAACAACGGCGCAGCATATCAGCGACACGGAACGCCGGTCGATGATGGCCGAACGCGACACCACCGACCGCTATCTGGCCGCATTTCTGTCGGAGCGGCTGGGGGCGGAATTCACGGGCCGCGTATCCGGCATTGCCAAGTTCGGCCTGTTCGTCAAACTGGATGAAACCGGGGCTGACGGTCTGGTGCCCATCGGTACACTGGGCAACGAGTATTTCCACTTTGACCGCGACGCAGGCACCTTGATGGGCGGCAGCACGGGGCGAATTATCGGTCTGGGAATGCGGGCGCGAGTGAAACTGGTCGAAGCGGCTCCCGTGACCGGCGGCATTGCTTTTGAATTGCTGGAACTTGACGACGACGAATACCAGAGCGTGCAAGGCGGTCGTCAGGCGCGCGGACGCGGGCGTGGGCGCGGCAAGCCGGGAACTTCCCCCCGTCGCAAGCTGGCCAAGGCCAAGACCAAGGACGCCAAGACCAAGCGCAAGGTATCGCGGCAGCGTCGGGAAAAGAACTGA
- a CDS encoding TIGR04282 family arsenosugar biosynthesis glycosyltransferase — translation MKPTLIVMVKEPRPGRVKTRLARDIGTVAAKWWFHHQSARLLRRLRDPRWHLVLAVSPDRAATASRVWPADLLRLPQGGGTLGDRMARMMRAAAPGAVCVIGADIPGITRPAIWRAFRALGPADAVFGPAEDGGYWLVGIRNAAQVPATLFDGVRWSTEHALADTIASIPDRRTAQIDSLVDVDTVADLRRADPSQPRALDH, via the coding sequence GTGAAACCGACGCTGATCGTCATGGTCAAGGAACCGCGCCCCGGTCGGGTCAAAACCCGGCTGGCGCGCGACATCGGCACCGTCGCCGCGAAATGGTGGTTCCATCACCAAAGCGCGCGCCTGCTGCGCCGACTGCGTGATCCGCGCTGGCATCTGGTGCTGGCCGTCAGCCCCGACCGCGCCGCCACCGCCAGCCGCGTCTGGCCCGCCGACCTGCTGCGCCTGCCACAGGGCGGCGGCACCTTGGGCGACCGCATGGCCCGCATGATGCGCGCCGCCGCCCCCGGCGCGGTCTGCGTCATCGGCGCGGACATCCCCGGCATCACCCGCCCCGCCATATGGCGCGCCTTTCGCGCATTGGGGCCTGCCGACGCGGTTTTTGGCCCGGCAGAGGATGGCGGCTATTGGCTGGTCGGCATCCGCAATGCGGCCCAAGTCCCCGCAACGCTGTTCGATGGCGTGCGCTGGTCCACCGAACACGCACTGGCCGATACCATCGCCTCCATCCCCGACAGGCGCACGGCACAGATCGACAGTCTGGTGGATGTGGACACCGTGGCCGACCTGCGCCGGGCCGATCCATCGCAACCGCGCGCATTGGATCACTAG
- a CDS encoding GNAT family N-acetyltransferase, translating into MRIEQTTDLATCHALRRAVFIDEQGIPEAEEWDDLDKSSVHLLAYIDDTPLGTARLRQEGVEGRIGRVCVLSEARGTGLGAALVRFGVDWFKGQPDISSVVLGAQSHALPFYEKLGFAAFGPVYDDAGIPHQNMRAQA; encoded by the coding sequence ATCCGGATCGAACAGACCACCGACCTTGCCACCTGCCACGCCCTGCGACGCGCCGTGTTCATCGACGAACAAGGCATCCCAGAGGCAGAGGAATGGGACGATCTGGACAAAAGCTCGGTCCACCTGCTGGCTTATATCGACGACACCCCGCTTGGCACTGCCCGCCTGCGGCAAGAGGGCGTAGAGGGCCGCATAGGCCGGGTCTGCGTGCTGTCTGAGGCGCGCGGCACCGGCCTTGGCGCGGCACTGGTCCGGTTCGGGGTGGATTGGTTCAAGGGCCAGCCCGACATTTCCTCCGTCGTTCTTGGCGCACAAAGCCACGCGCTGCCGTTCTACGAGAAACTGGGCTTTGCCGCCTTTGGCCCGGTCTACGACGACGCGGGCATTCCACATCAAAACATGCGGGCGCAGGCGTGA
- the dapE gene encoding succinyl-diaminopimelate desuccinylase yields the protein MTDPVDLTARLVQCPSVTPAEGGALILLHELLENAGFTCFRVDRGGVSNLYARWGDKGHAKTFGFNGHTDVVPIGNRDDWSFDPFGAEIDDGYLYGRGSTDMKSGVAAFAAAAIDFVRDTPPDGAVVLAITGDEEGDAMDGTTALLDWMTATGEQMTVCLVGEPTCPDTMGEMIKIGRRGSLTAWFTTTGKQGHSAYPHRALNPMPAMARLMDRLASHTLDEGTDHFDPSTLAVVTIDTGNPATNVIPAQTRATVNIRFNDTHTGAALSDWLRAEAAKVDAEFGTTTEVQIKISGESFLTPPGPLSDLVSRAVALETNITPELSTTGGTSDARFVKNHCPVVEFGLVGKRMHAVDERVEIAHVHQLKAIYTRILQDYFA from the coding sequence ATGACCGATCCGGTCGACCTCACCGCCCGCCTTGTGCAATGCCCCTCTGTCACCCCCGCAGAGGGCGGCGCGCTGATCCTGCTGCATGAGCTGCTGGAGAACGCAGGCTTCACCTGCTTTCGCGTCGACCGGGGCGGCGTTTCCAACCTCTATGCCCGCTGGGGCGACAAGGGCCACGCCAAAACCTTTGGCTTCAACGGCCACACCGACGTCGTCCCCATCGGCAACCGCGACGACTGGAGCTTTGATCCATTTGGCGCGGAAATCGACGATGGCTATCTCTACGGGCGCGGCTCGACCGACATGAAATCCGGCGTCGCCGCCTTTGCCGCTGCCGCCATCGACTTTGTCCGCGACACGCCCCCCGACGGGGCCGTGGTTCTTGCCATCACCGGCGATGAAGAAGGCGATGCCATGGACGGCACCACCGCCCTGCTGGACTGGATGACCGCCACCGGCGAACAGATGACCGTCTGTCTGGTGGGAGAGCCGACATGCCCGGACACCATGGGGGAGATGATCAAGATCGGGCGGCGCGGGTCGCTCACCGCATGGTTCACCACAACCGGCAAACAGGGCCATTCCGCCTATCCGCACCGCGCGCTGAACCCGATGCCCGCGATGGCCCGCCTGATGGACCGGCTGGCAAGTCACACGCTGGATGAGGGCACCGACCACTTTGACCCCTCGACGCTGGCGGTTGTGACCATCGACACCGGCAACCCCGCCACCAACGTGATCCCCGCCCAGACCCGCGCCACCGTCAACATCCGTTTCAACGACACCCACACCGGCGCGGCCCTGTCGGACTGGCTGCGCGCAGAGGCGGCCAAGGTGGACGCCGAATTCGGCACCACGACCGAGGTCCAGATCAAGATTTCCGGCGAAAGCTTTCTGACACCACCCGGCCCGCTGTCGGACCTGGTTTCGCGCGCCGTTGCGCTGGAAACCAACATCACGCCGGAATTGTCCACCACCGGCGGCACCTCTGACGCACGCTTTGTCAAAAACCACTGCCCGGTGGTGGAATTTGGCCTTGTGGGCAAACGGATGCACGCGGTCGATGAACGGGTCGAAATCGCCCATGTGCACCAGCTCAAGGCGATCTACACCCGCATCCTGCAGGATTATTTCGCGTGA